In Pseudopipra pipra isolate bDixPip1 chromosome 5, bDixPip1.hap1, whole genome shotgun sequence, the following proteins share a genomic window:
- the NTF3 gene encoding neurotrophin-3: MVTPTTILQVNKVMSILFYVIFLAYLRGIQSTNMDQRSLPEDSINSLIIKLIQADILKNKLSKQMVDIKENYQNTAQKADTQQDMDGEENVKSDFQPVISVDTDLLRQQRRYNSPRVLLSDNTPLEPPPLYLMEDYIGNSVVNRTSRRKRYAEHKGHRGEYSVCDSESLWVTDKSSAIDIRGHQVTVLGEIKTGNSPVKQYFYETRCKEAKPVKNGCRGIDDKHWNSQCKTSQTYVRALTSENNKLVGWRWIRIDTSCVCALSRKIGRT, encoded by the coding sequence ATCTTACAGGTGAACAAGGTGATGTCCATCTTGTTTTATGTGATATTTCTCGCTTATCTTCGTGGCATCCAGTCTACCAACATGGATCAAAGGAGTTTGCCAGAAGATTCAATAAATTCTCTTATTATCAAACTTATCCAagcagacattttaaaaaacaagcttTCCAAGCAGATGGTAGATATTAAGGAAAACTATCAAAACACGGCGCAGAAAGCAGACACTCAGCAAGACATGGACGGAGAGGAAAATGTGAAATCAGACTTCCAGCCAGTTATCTCAGTGGATACAGATCTCTTGAGGCAGCAGAGACGCTACAACTCTCCCCGAGTCCTCTTGAGTGACAACACGCCGCTGGAGCCGCCGCCGCTGTACCTCATGGAGGATTATATTGGGAATTCCGTGGTGAACAGAACCTCCCGGAGGAAGAGGTACGCGGAGCACAAGGGCCACCGAGGGGAATATTCCGTTTGTGACAGTGAAAGTTTGTGGGTCACGGACAAATCCTCTGCCATCGACATCAGAGGACACCAGGTAACTGTTCTGGGAGAAATTAAAACGGGCAACTCTCCAGTTAAGCAATACTTTTATGAAACGAGGTGTAAAGAAGCCAAGCCCGTGAAAAACGGCTGCCGTGGCATCGATGACAAGCACTGGAATTCCCAATGCAAGACATCCCAAACTTATGTTAGAGCACTGACTTCAGAAAACAACAAACTGGTAGGCTGGAGATGGATAAGGATAGACACCTCCTGCGTGTGCGCGTTGTCGAGGAAAATAGGAAGAACATAA